In Flavobacterium hankyongi, the genomic window TTATCAATTCTCTAACAATTTAAAAGACTTTTTAAAGTTTTTGAAATTGTTGGATGCCACTTCCCATTGTGTTATGGAGGCAACGGGTTATTATCATTATCAATTGGCATATTTTTTAGTAGATCATCATATTGCAGTATCGGTAGAAAATCCGTTATCGATAAAGCGCTTTATTCAAATGAAACTGAGTAGGGTAAAGACGGATAAATCAGATGCTAAGATGATTTGTTTGTATGGTCAGCAACAAGAGCTTCCCTTATGGTTTGGTTATTCAAAATACCAGACACAGTGTTTGCAAATGTTGAGATTATTAGACACTTATACCAAGCAAAGTGCTGCTTTAAAGAATAAAATACAAGCAGAGGAGGTATTGGGTAATCCTTGTAAAATAGTGGTTAGTTCATTAAAGAAGATTCTAAAACATTTACAAAAAGAGATTGGTTTGCTAGAAGCAGAGTTGTTGGTTTTGGTCAAATCAGAACAACAAGAGATGTTGACTAAGGTAGAGAGTATTCCAGGAATTGGACGTAAAACAGCGATGATGCTTTTAGTTTTAACAGATGGTTTTAAACGTTTTGAGGACAGTTCACAATTGTGTTCATTTTGTGGTTTAACTCCAGTAATTAGGCAGTCAGGAAGTAGTATAAAAGGAAAGGTTAGGATAAGTAAAGTTGGTAATTCCAAACTCAGAAATTTACTGTTTATGTGCAGTTTTACTGCTTGTAAATGCAATAAAGCTTGTAGGGAACTTTATGAACGAATAGTTAACAAAGGAAAAAGCAAGAAACTAGCTTTAATAGCGGTATGCAACAAGCTTTTAAAACAAGCATTTGCAATAGCAAAGTCAGGAGTAGAGTACAATGAAAACTATAGAAGTAAACTAGTAGTTAAAAACTAAAAATAAATCATTTTTTATTTGTTTTTAAGCACAGTTCTTTGTTATGCGATGTTTATCTTTTCGTTCAGTAATATTCTTTCTTCGTAAGTTATAATTGTGGATAAATTGTTTTTGGCTTTCTCACCTAATTTTACAATAGATATCCAATTCAAATCTTCAAGAATAAGTTTATGATTATAATCGTCATTATTTGGTGCTGTATAATTATCCAGTTTTAGATGCCAATCTTTGATTATTTCAAATTCTTGTTTGGTAATTAAACCTTGATTTAAAACAGTTTTATAATTATCTCTAAGAAATAAATCGTCAAAATAACAATTCATAAATTCAACAAATGAATAATGAGGGTTTTCATTGCTGAACCATGTTTTTCCTTGTAATTCGATTGAAGTTAGTTCATTTATAGAACGTAACCAATTTTCCCGCCATACATTTCTGTTCATTATTGATTTAGATTATTTTGATGTTGCTTCTAAAAAATATTCATATTTATCTAAATTATAGACAATGTTTTCGTTTAATAATTTAGACAATTTACTAAGTTTTTCTTCGTTCAATAAGTAACAATTATACAATAAGTTATCTAATCCATAAACTGAAGGTGTAATCAATTCTAGTAGATCATTTAGATTGATTTTATCTATTAGTTTTTCTCCAACAAACTTATCACTATCCTTTTCGTAAAAACATAAATATCGATTGACTTCTTCCATTGCGTCTCGTTTTTCCTAAATATCGCATAACGTTCCAGGGCTTTGCGAGGGAGCGGATTTTTAGCACTACCTTTGATACGAAGCACGAATGTTCAAATTTACGAAAAAGTTTCATACGAAGTACTAAACCCGCTCTCTTGCAAAACCCTTGTTATCTGTCGTTCTTTTTTCGTCCGTTTGTTTTGTTAGTTCAAAAGTTTGTTCTAAATTTGTAACCAATGTCTAATGTTGTATAATTTGGTTATGAGTGAATATTTAACGATTTCAGAAACAGCAAAAATGCTGAATAAAAGTACAAAAACTTTGCGTAGGTGGGACGATGAAGGCAAATTGTCAGCTGTTCGTGAGCCGATGAGCAATTATAGAGTTTATCGAAAGTCAGAAGTTTTAGAGATGTTTTCAAACTTTATGCAGGTTGATGTAAAAGAGCCTATTTCTAATTATGTTGAGCCAAATTTTGAGTATAAAGTTTTAGAACTTTTTGCAGGTGCGGGTGGTTTGGCTGTCGGAATGGAAAAGGCAGGTTTGAAATGCGAAGCTCTTAATGAAATTGACAAATTTGCTTGTGCTACTTTGCGAAAAAATCGGCCGAATTGGAAAGTTTTGGAAGGCGATATTAAAGATTTTGATTTCTCGGAATACAACGGTAAAGTTGATGTTGTAACTGGCGGATTTCCTTGTCAAGCGTTTAGTTATGCAGGAAAAAAATTAGGTTTGGCAGATGCAAGAGGAACACTTTTTTATGAATTTGCAAGAGTTGTCAAAGAAGTTAATCCGCCGATTTGTATAGGCGAAAATGTTCGTGGATTGTTGAGCCACGAAAACGGAAAAACCTTGCAAGGAATGATTTCGATTTTAGATGAAATTGGTTATAATGTTGTTCCTGTTGAAGTTTTGAAAGCTATAAATTACAAAGTTCCACAAAAAAGAGAGCGTTTGATTTTGGTTGGTGTC contains:
- a CDS encoding IS110 family transposase, which codes for MSKDKKTFGIDISKDTFDVVDCSGNYYQFSNNLKDFLKFLKLLDATSHCVMEATGYYHYQLAYFLVDHHIAVSVENPLSIKRFIQMKLSRVKTDKSDAKMICLYGQQQELPLWFGYSKYQTQCLQMLRLLDTYTKQSAALKNKIQAEEVLGNPCKIVVSSLKKILKHLQKEIGLLEAELLVLVKSEQQEMLTKVESIPGIGRKTAMMLLVLTDGFKRFEDSSQLCSFCGLTPVIRQSGSSIKGKVRISKVGNSKLRNLLFMCSFTACKCNKACRELYERIVNKGKSKKLALIAVCNKLLKQAFAIAKSGVEYNENYRSKLVVKN
- a CDS encoding DUF7683 domain-containing protein, which codes for MEEVNRYLCFYEKDSDKFVGEKLIDKINLNDLLELITPSVYGLDNLLYNCYLLNEEKLSKLSKLLNENIVYNLDKYEYFLEATSK
- the dcm gene encoding DNA (cytosine-5-)-methyltransferase — its product is MSEYLTISETAKMLNKSTKTLRRWDDEGKLSAVREPMSNYRVYRKSEVLEMFSNFMQVDVKEPISNYVEPNFEYKVLELFAGAGGLAVGMEKAGLKCEALNEIDKFACATLRKNRPNWKVLEGDIKDFDFSEYNGKVDVVTGGFPCQAFSYAGKKLGLADARGTLFYEFARVVKEVNPPICIGENVRGLLSHENGKTLQGMISILDEIGYNVVPVEVLKAINYKVPQKRERLILVGVRKDIDVKYEYPKPYKKIYNLKDALKKGELFDSNVPKSNGAKYPQSKKDVLDLVPPKGYWRDLPLEIQKEFMGGSFHLGGGKTGIARRIGWDEPCLTLTCSPAQKQTERCHPDETRPFTVREYARIQTFPDDWEFAGSLAQQYKQIGNAVPVNLGREVGYSIVKFLNQYYSFSNPK